In Taeniopygia guttata chromosome Z, bTaeGut7.mat, whole genome shotgun sequence, one genomic interval encodes:
- the LOC140681824 gene encoding serine/threonine-protein kinase PAK 3-like, translating into MAKGDLGHITRAWRESAPWGLKDFYLCGPFVSRGFGTVCMAVETATGEEVAIKKISLLEESNSEVCLNEIQIMRGNKNANLVTFVDSYLVDEELWLVMEYMDGGSLHDVIRETHMAEGEIAAVSRECLQGLDFLHSKQVIHRDIKSHNILLGLDGSVKLADFGLAAQLTAEQRKRRSAVGTTHWMAPEIFTRKPYGAKVDIWSFGIVGIEMVEGAPPYLMNTSRTVQQLIITGGTPKLQKPRQQSAWLRDFLCCCLETDEDRRWSAQELLQHPFVTSAKPTSSLTPLIMATQQFMADRRY; encoded by the exons ATGGCTAAAGGGGACTTGG GTCACATCACCCGTGCCTGGAGAGAATCCGCTCCTTGG GGACTAAAGGACTTCTATCTCTGCGGCCCTTTTGTTTCTAGGGGTTTTGGCACGGTGTGCATGGCAGTGGAGACTGCCACAGGAGAAGAG gtggccataaagaaaattagtctCCTGGAAGAGAGCAACAGCGAGGTGTGCCTGAATGAAATCCAGATCATGCGTGGCAATAAGAATGCCAATCTTGTGACCTTTGTAGACAG ctacCTGGTGGATGAGGAACTCTGGCTGGTGATGGAATACATGGACGGAGGTTCTTTACACGATGTCATTAGGGAGACTCAtatggcagaaggagagataGCAGCTGTCTCTCGGGAG tgcctgcaaggcctgGATTTCCTTCACTCCAAGCAAGTGATCCACCGAGACATCAAAAGCCACAACATTCTCCTGGGCTTGGACGGCTCTGTCAAGTTGG ctgattttggccttGCTGCTCAGCTCACCGCTGAGCAGAGGAAACGAAGATCAGCTGTTGGGACTACTCACTGGATGGCGCCAGAAATTTTCACAAGGAAGCCCTACGGCGCCAAAGTGGACATCTGGTCCTTTGGAATTGTGGGGATCGAGATGGTGGAAGGAGCACCTCCTTACCTGATGAACACCTCCCGCACG gttcagCAGCTGATAATCACCGGGGGCACCCCgaagctgcagaagcccaggcAACAGTCGGCTTGGCTGcgagactttctgtgctgctgcctggagacggACGAGGACAGGCGCTGGTCTGCCCAGGAACTTCTGCAG cATCCTTTTGTAACCTCAGCCAAGCCGACCTCCAGCCTGACGCCTCTGATCATGGCAACGCAGCAGTTTATGGCCGACAGGAGATACTAG